A single Hippocampus zosterae strain Florida chromosome 19, ASM2543408v3, whole genome shotgun sequence DNA region contains:
- the fam228a gene encoding protein FAM228A isoform X1, translating to MIIWLIAGRVHRADDSDGRRHLQDARDMRPKKKTNDGVLTYHIPFNIRLLASEGPEFKCPRPELRLSAPVTKTNSRWCIKQNKRDDAKEAARGYRLRRGTLSYTSTRLLQVKMEAEIQEAKELIRPLLDIEQDLETFLKTQDEGKMMKREVVRKWLHEDFWATLQKKLDHHMAVCNPAEIKMRQNLYQQFLNHGNAKGYVFLDICDLDAYNPYLHHSKKPHNCKLRLAELKEKESFYEKFKMRKTRCEAGCQYKWITPSRDQDGDYATPAIDLFTEQSPDNSTTDNTRSSLDIPFHVRESFALDGTCHHSGCWFSR from the exons ATGATTATATGGCTGATCGCGGGGCGTGTGCACCGTGCGGACGACTCGGACGGACGGAGACACCTGCAGGACGCCCGAG acATGCGGCCAAAGAAGAAGACTAATGATGGTGTCCTCACCTATCACATACCGTTCAATATCAGACTTCTGGCCAGCGAG GGTCCAGAGTTCAAGTGCCCGCGGCCTGAGTTGAGACTTAGTGCGCCGGTGACAAAGACCAATTCTCGCTGGTGCATTAAACAGAATAAACGGGATGACGCCAAGGAGGCGGCGCGTGGATACAGGCTACGGCGAGGCACCCTCTCCTATACCTCCACCAGGCTACTGCAG GTGAAAATGGAGGCTGAAATTCAAGAGGCAAAAGAATTGATTAGACCATTACTGGATATAGAACAG GACTTGGAGACTTTCCTGAAGACGCAGGATGAAGGCAAGATGATGAAAAGGGAGGTGGTGCGTAAGTGGTTACATGAGGACTTCTGGGCTACGCTTCAAAAGAAGCTCGACCACCACATGGCCGTCTGCAACCCAGCTGAGATCAAAATGCGCCAGAACTTGTACCAACAATTTCTCAATCACGGAAACGCAAAG GGCTATGTGTTTTTGGATATTTGTGACCTGGACGCATACAATCCATATCTCCACCACAGCAAAAAACCACACAATTGTAAG CTGAGGTTGGCCGAGCTGAAGGAGAAGGAATCATTCTACGAGAAGTTCAAGATGAGGAAGACTCGCTGTGAAGCAG GGTGTCAGTACAAGTGGATCACTCCAAGCCGAGACCAAGATGGTGACTATGCGACACCTGCGATCGACTTATTTACTGAGCAGTCACCCGACAACAGCACCACGGACAACACAAGGTCGAG CCTGGACATACCGTTCCATGTACGTGAGTCCTTCGCTCTGGACGGGACTTGCCATCACAGCGGCTGCTGGTT
- the fam228a gene encoding protein FAM228A isoform X4: MRPKKKTNDGVLTYHIPFNIRLLASEGPEFKCPRPELRLSAPVTKTNSRWCIKQNKRDDAKEAARGYRLRRGTLSYTSTRLLQVKMEAEIQEAKELIRPLLDIEQDLETFLKTQDEGKMMKREVVRKWLHEDFWATLQKKLDHHMAVCNPAEIKMRQNLYQQFLNHGNAKGYVFLDICDLDAYNPYLHHSKKPHNCKLRLAELKEKESFYEKFKMRKTRCEAGCQYKWITPSRDQDGDYATPAIDLFTEQSPDNSTTDNTRSSLDIPFHVRESFALDGTCHHSGCWFSR; the protein is encoded by the exons ATGCGGCCAAAGAAGAAGACTAATGATGGTGTCCTCACCTATCACATACCGTTCAATATCAGACTTCTGGCCAGCGAG GGTCCAGAGTTCAAGTGCCCGCGGCCTGAGTTGAGACTTAGTGCGCCGGTGACAAAGACCAATTCTCGCTGGTGCATTAAACAGAATAAACGGGATGACGCCAAGGAGGCGGCGCGTGGATACAGGCTACGGCGAGGCACCCTCTCCTATACCTCCACCAGGCTACTGCAG GTGAAAATGGAGGCTGAAATTCAAGAGGCAAAAGAATTGATTAGACCATTACTGGATATAGAACAG GACTTGGAGACTTTCCTGAAGACGCAGGATGAAGGCAAGATGATGAAAAGGGAGGTGGTGCGTAAGTGGTTACATGAGGACTTCTGGGCTACGCTTCAAAAGAAGCTCGACCACCACATGGCCGTCTGCAACCCAGCTGAGATCAAAATGCGCCAGAACTTGTACCAACAATTTCTCAATCACGGAAACGCAAAG GGCTATGTGTTTTTGGATATTTGTGACCTGGACGCATACAATCCATATCTCCACCACAGCAAAAAACCACACAATTGTAAG CTGAGGTTGGCCGAGCTGAAGGAGAAGGAATCATTCTACGAGAAGTTCAAGATGAGGAAGACTCGCTGTGAAGCAG GGTGTCAGTACAAGTGGATCACTCCAAGCCGAGACCAAGATGGTGACTATGCGACACCTGCGATCGACTTATTTACTGAGCAGTCACCCGACAACAGCACCACGGACAACACAAGGTCGAG CCTGGACATACCGTTCCATGTACGTGAGTCCTTCGCTCTGGACGGGACTTGCCATCACAGCGGCTGCTGGTT
- the fam228a gene encoding protein FAM228A isoform X3 yields the protein MHHGRGGFASGGNNVVTTGVADMRPKKKTNDGVLTYHIPFNIRLLASEGPEFKCPRPELRLSAPVTKTNSRWCIKQNKRDDAKEAARGYRLRRGTLSYTSTRLLQVKMEAEIQEAKELIRPLLDIEQDLETFLKTQDEGKMMKREVVRKWLHEDFWATLQKKLDHHMAVCNPAEIKMRQNLYQQFLNHGNAKGYVFLDICDLDAYNPYLHHSKKPHNCKLRLAELKEKESFYEKFKMRKTRCEAGCQYKWITPSRDQDGDYATPAIDLFTEQSPDNSTTDNTRSSLDIPFHVRESFALDGTCHHSGCWFSR from the exons ATGCATCATGGGAGAGGTGGCTTTGCAAGTGGCGGGAACAATGTCGTCACAACGGGCGTCGCAG acATGCGGCCAAAGAAGAAGACTAATGATGGTGTCCTCACCTATCACATACCGTTCAATATCAGACTTCTGGCCAGCGAG GGTCCAGAGTTCAAGTGCCCGCGGCCTGAGTTGAGACTTAGTGCGCCGGTGACAAAGACCAATTCTCGCTGGTGCATTAAACAGAATAAACGGGATGACGCCAAGGAGGCGGCGCGTGGATACAGGCTACGGCGAGGCACCCTCTCCTATACCTCCACCAGGCTACTGCAG GTGAAAATGGAGGCTGAAATTCAAGAGGCAAAAGAATTGATTAGACCATTACTGGATATAGAACAG GACTTGGAGACTTTCCTGAAGACGCAGGATGAAGGCAAGATGATGAAAAGGGAGGTGGTGCGTAAGTGGTTACATGAGGACTTCTGGGCTACGCTTCAAAAGAAGCTCGACCACCACATGGCCGTCTGCAACCCAGCTGAGATCAAAATGCGCCAGAACTTGTACCAACAATTTCTCAATCACGGAAACGCAAAG GGCTATGTGTTTTTGGATATTTGTGACCTGGACGCATACAATCCATATCTCCACCACAGCAAAAAACCACACAATTGTAAG CTGAGGTTGGCCGAGCTGAAGGAGAAGGAATCATTCTACGAGAAGTTCAAGATGAGGAAGACTCGCTGTGAAGCAG GGTGTCAGTACAAGTGGATCACTCCAAGCCGAGACCAAGATGGTGACTATGCGACACCTGCGATCGACTTATTTACTGAGCAGTCACCCGACAACAGCACCACGGACAACACAAGGTCGAG CCTGGACATACCGTTCCATGTACGTGAGTCCTTCGCTCTGGACGGGACTTGCCATCACAGCGGCTGCTGGTT
- the gnpat2 gene encoding dihydroxyacetone phosphate acyltransferase isoform X2 produces MKNTHWKYVPLGLQEDDNDDEEDMVDILEARRQSSDISHALRTFRPPSYRGAKPFSADQLNTAVLASRNVRSVIVEVAMETGSPPEAVRAQAAAILKEMSQKLQLGFVRLMGFMLSKVLKRIYSHIYVNMDALHTLQQVISDTTVILLPNHRSYTDFLVISYIMFTYDIPLPVIASGLALAGMKFMGEMLRRCGAFYIRRDIASNMLYCEVLSEYVKTLVRTGFAPVEFYIEGFRSRSLKSLTPKLGMLQMVLDPYFKGEIDDVTLVPISLSYDRLLEESLLARELLGIPKPKESTVGLLKAARVLREDYGCMYVNFGRAMSARQLCQGKIEPLISIDALEMPSAEKLVSLNRLAHLIVRIQERGSFSSPWSLMACLLLQLPLSVLTQTGLPWSCLVERTLWLKRLALNFGARLNWPEHVPDLEVISSAVALHYPSVRLKAQRVFLVVEEVEEVAGRQPISTEDSVAKMAASMLMMASYRNQSIHLFVRPALLATALSLSRSGRRDEVYASFCFLQDIFRNEFIFIPGKADKDFEEACYLLKKCGALHVTDSQEVTAPEGDGAEVLSFLRSLLKPFVDSYLVMLRFLSDQDAHVITEQDFLPAVRSLATKLILSGHLHTYETLSSDLQKNVLAALRRLAAVTKLRASEKAYSVDKDAVRQIEGTLSGQIRPQKLQTEPDARF; encoded by the exons ATGAAAAACACG CATTGGAAGTATGTGCCGCTAGGCCTTCAGgaggatgataatgatgatgaagaggataTGGTGGACATATTGGAGGCAAGGAGGCAGAGCAGTGACATAAGCCATGCCCTAAGGACTTTCAGGCCACCTTCCTACAGAGGTGCAAAGCCCTTCTCCGCCGATCAACTCAACACAGCCGTGCTGGCCTCCCGCAATGTACGCAGCGTAATTGTTGAG GTTGCTATGGAGACAGGGTCACCACCGGAAGCAGTGAGAGCGCAGGCGGCTGCCATTTTGAAGGAGATGTCCCAAAAGCTGCAGCTTGGATTCGTGCGTTTGATGGGCTTCATGCTCAGCAAAGTCCTCAAGCGCATCTACTCCCACATCTACGTCAACATGGACGCCCTCCACACG CTTCAGCAGGTGATATCGGACACGACTGTCATCCTGCTGCCCAACCACAGGAGTTACACCGACTTTTTAGTCATCTCTTACATTATGTTTACCTACGACATCCCGCTACCTGTCATTGCTTCTGGACTGG CTCTGGCAGGGATGAAGTTCATGGGCGAGATGCTGCGTCGCTGCGGCGCGTTCTACATCCGACGCGACATCGCCTCCAACATGCTGTACTGTGAAGTGCTGTCAGAATATGTGAAAACCCTAGTCAGG ACAGGATTTGCACCGGTGGAATTTTACATCGAAGGCTTCCGGAGTCGTTCACTAAAATCCTTGACACCCAAGTTAG GTATGTTGCAGATGGTGCTGGATCCCTATTTTAAAGGCGAGATTGACGACGTCACCTTGGTTCCGATCAGCTTGAGCTACGACCGACTTCTCGAAGAATCTCTGCTCGCCCGCGAGCTCCTGGGCATCCCCAAGCCCAAAGAGAGCACCGTG GGTCTGCTGAAGGCCGCCAGGGTCCTACGTGAGGATTACGGCTGCATGTATGTCAATTTTGGTCGGGCCATGTCAGCCAGACAACTTTGTCAAGGGAAGATCGAGCCGCTCATATCCAT TGACGCTCTTGAAATGCCCTCAGCGGAGAAGCTGGTTTCTTTGAACCGGCTGGCTCATCTGATAGTTCGAATCCAAGAACGGGGTTCCTTCAGCAGCCCGTGGTCCCTCATGGCTTGCCTTCTGCTGCAGTTGCCGCTCTCGGTCCTGACTCAAACGGGCCTGCCTTGGTCATGCCTTGTCGAGAGGACACTCTGGTTGAAGCGGTTGGCGTTGAACTTTGGGGCGCGGCTCAACTGGCCTG AACATGTCCCGGATTTGGAGGTGATTTCGTCAGCCGTGGCTCTCCATTACCCCTCGGTTCGCCTCAAGGCACAACGTGTCTTCCTGGTCGTCGAGGAAGTGGAAGAGGTGGCGGGCCGCCAGCCAATCAGCACAGAGGACAGCGTGGCCAAGATGGCGGCGTCCATGTTGATGATGGCGTCCTACCGCAACCAATCAATTCACCTTTTTGTCCGGCCGGCCCTGCTGGCCACGGCCTTGAGTCTTTCTCGGAGCGGCCGCAGAG ATGAGGTCTATGCGTCCTTCTGCTTCCTCCAGGACATCTTCAggaatgaattcatttttattcctgGTAAAGCTGACAAG GATTTTGAGGAGGCGTGCTACCTCCTGAAGAAATGCGGCGCCCTGCACGTGACTGACTCACAGGAAGTAACGGCACCCGAGGGAGACGGTGCGGAGGTGTTGTCCTTCCTGCGCTCGCTTCTGAAGCCCTTCGTTGACTCGTACCTG GTCATGTTGAGGTTCCTCAGTGATCAGGACGCTCACGTCATCACGGAGCAAGACTTCCTACCCGCTGTGAGGAGCCTGGCAACCAAGCTCATCCTCTCAG GCCATCTCCACACCTACGAGACCCTCTCATCCGATCTCCAGAAGAACGTCCTGGCGGCCCTCAGGAGGTTGGCGGCTGTGACAAAGTTGAGGGC GTCAGAGAAGGCGTACAGTGTGGATAAAGACGCCGTGAGACAAATCGAAGGCACACTCT CTGGGCAAATCCGTCCCCAGAAGCTCCAGACTGAACCTGACGCAAGATTTTAG
- the gnpat2 gene encoding dihydroxyacetone phosphate acyltransferase isoform X1 translates to MKNTHWKYVPLGLQEDDNDDEEDMVDILEARRQSSDISHALRTFRPPSYRGAKPFSADQLNTAVLASRNVRSVIVEVAMETGSPPEAVRAQAAAILKEMSQKLQLGFVRLMGFMLSKVLKRIYSHIYVNMDALHTLQQVISDTTVILLPNHRSYTDFLVISYIMFTYDIPLPVIASGLALAGMKFMGEMLRRCGAFYIRRDIASNMLYCEVLSEYVKTLVRTGFAPVEFYIEGFRSRSLKSLTPKLGMLQMVLDPYFKGEIDDVTLVPISLSYDRLLEESLLARELLGIPKPKESTVGLLKAARVLREDYGCMYVNFGRAMSARQLCQGKIEPLISIDALEMPSAEKLVSLNRLAHLIVRIQERGSFSSPWSLMACLLLQLPLSVLTQTGLPWSCLVERTLWLKRLALNFGARLNWPEHVPDLEVISSAVALHYPSVRLKAQRVFLVVEEVEEVAGRQPISTEDSVAKMAASMLMMASYRNQSIHLFVRPALLATALSLSRSGRRDEVYASFCFLQDIFRNEFIFIPGKADKDFEEACYLLKKCGALHVTDSQEVTAPEGDGAEVLSFLRSLLKPFVDSYLVMLRFLSDQDAHVITEQDFLPAVRSLATKLILSGKERNRFFIRRYRLSPGSTLAGHLHTYETLSSDLQKNVLAALRRLAAVTKLRASEKAYSVDKDAVRQIEGTLSGQIRPQKLQTEPDARF, encoded by the exons ATGAAAAACACG CATTGGAAGTATGTGCCGCTAGGCCTTCAGgaggatgataatgatgatgaagaggataTGGTGGACATATTGGAGGCAAGGAGGCAGAGCAGTGACATAAGCCATGCCCTAAGGACTTTCAGGCCACCTTCCTACAGAGGTGCAAAGCCCTTCTCCGCCGATCAACTCAACACAGCCGTGCTGGCCTCCCGCAATGTACGCAGCGTAATTGTTGAG GTTGCTATGGAGACAGGGTCACCACCGGAAGCAGTGAGAGCGCAGGCGGCTGCCATTTTGAAGGAGATGTCCCAAAAGCTGCAGCTTGGATTCGTGCGTTTGATGGGCTTCATGCTCAGCAAAGTCCTCAAGCGCATCTACTCCCACATCTACGTCAACATGGACGCCCTCCACACG CTTCAGCAGGTGATATCGGACACGACTGTCATCCTGCTGCCCAACCACAGGAGTTACACCGACTTTTTAGTCATCTCTTACATTATGTTTACCTACGACATCCCGCTACCTGTCATTGCTTCTGGACTGG CTCTGGCAGGGATGAAGTTCATGGGCGAGATGCTGCGTCGCTGCGGCGCGTTCTACATCCGACGCGACATCGCCTCCAACATGCTGTACTGTGAAGTGCTGTCAGAATATGTGAAAACCCTAGTCAGG ACAGGATTTGCACCGGTGGAATTTTACATCGAAGGCTTCCGGAGTCGTTCACTAAAATCCTTGACACCCAAGTTAG GTATGTTGCAGATGGTGCTGGATCCCTATTTTAAAGGCGAGATTGACGACGTCACCTTGGTTCCGATCAGCTTGAGCTACGACCGACTTCTCGAAGAATCTCTGCTCGCCCGCGAGCTCCTGGGCATCCCCAAGCCCAAAGAGAGCACCGTG GGTCTGCTGAAGGCCGCCAGGGTCCTACGTGAGGATTACGGCTGCATGTATGTCAATTTTGGTCGGGCCATGTCAGCCAGACAACTTTGTCAAGGGAAGATCGAGCCGCTCATATCCAT TGACGCTCTTGAAATGCCCTCAGCGGAGAAGCTGGTTTCTTTGAACCGGCTGGCTCATCTGATAGTTCGAATCCAAGAACGGGGTTCCTTCAGCAGCCCGTGGTCCCTCATGGCTTGCCTTCTGCTGCAGTTGCCGCTCTCGGTCCTGACTCAAACGGGCCTGCCTTGGTCATGCCTTGTCGAGAGGACACTCTGGTTGAAGCGGTTGGCGTTGAACTTTGGGGCGCGGCTCAACTGGCCTG AACATGTCCCGGATTTGGAGGTGATTTCGTCAGCCGTGGCTCTCCATTACCCCTCGGTTCGCCTCAAGGCACAACGTGTCTTCCTGGTCGTCGAGGAAGTGGAAGAGGTGGCGGGCCGCCAGCCAATCAGCACAGAGGACAGCGTGGCCAAGATGGCGGCGTCCATGTTGATGATGGCGTCCTACCGCAACCAATCAATTCACCTTTTTGTCCGGCCGGCCCTGCTGGCCACGGCCTTGAGTCTTTCTCGGAGCGGCCGCAGAG ATGAGGTCTATGCGTCCTTCTGCTTCCTCCAGGACATCTTCAggaatgaattcatttttattcctgGTAAAGCTGACAAG GATTTTGAGGAGGCGTGCTACCTCCTGAAGAAATGCGGCGCCCTGCACGTGACTGACTCACAGGAAGTAACGGCACCCGAGGGAGACGGTGCGGAGGTGTTGTCCTTCCTGCGCTCGCTTCTGAAGCCCTTCGTTGACTCGTACCTG GTCATGTTGAGGTTCCTCAGTGATCAGGACGCTCACGTCATCACGGAGCAAGACTTCCTACCCGCTGTGAGGAGCCTGGCAACCAAGCTCATCCTCTCAGGTAAGGAGCGCAATCGCTTTTTCATCCGCCGATATCGACTTTCTCCTGGGTCTACACTGGCAGGCCATCTCCACACCTACGAGACCCTCTCATCCGATCTCCAGAAGAACGTCCTGGCGGCCCTCAGGAGGTTGGCGGCTGTGACAAAGTTGAGGGC GTCAGAGAAGGCGTACAGTGTGGATAAAGACGCCGTGAGACAAATCGAAGGCACACTCT CTGGGCAAATCCGTCCCCAGAAGCTCCAGACTGAACCTGACGCAAGATTTTAG
- the fam228a gene encoding protein FAM228A isoform X2 yields the protein MIIWLIAGRVHRADDSDGRRHLQDARDMRPKKKTNDGVLTYHIPFNIRLLASEGPEFKCPRPELRLSAPVTKTNSRWCIKQNKRDDAKEAARGYRLRRGTLSYTSTRLLQVKMEAEIQEAKELIRPLLDIEQDLETFLKTQDEGKMMKREVVRKWLHEDFWATLQKKLDHHMAVCNPAEIKMRQNLYQQFLNHGNAKGYVFLDICDLDAYNPYLHHSKKPHNCKLRLAELKEKESFYEKFKMRKTRCEAGCQYKWITPSRDQDGDYATPAIDLFTEQSPDNSTTDNTSLDIPFHVRESFALDGTCHHSGCWFSR from the exons ATGATTATATGGCTGATCGCGGGGCGTGTGCACCGTGCGGACGACTCGGACGGACGGAGACACCTGCAGGACGCCCGAG acATGCGGCCAAAGAAGAAGACTAATGATGGTGTCCTCACCTATCACATACCGTTCAATATCAGACTTCTGGCCAGCGAG GGTCCAGAGTTCAAGTGCCCGCGGCCTGAGTTGAGACTTAGTGCGCCGGTGACAAAGACCAATTCTCGCTGGTGCATTAAACAGAATAAACGGGATGACGCCAAGGAGGCGGCGCGTGGATACAGGCTACGGCGAGGCACCCTCTCCTATACCTCCACCAGGCTACTGCAG GTGAAAATGGAGGCTGAAATTCAAGAGGCAAAAGAATTGATTAGACCATTACTGGATATAGAACAG GACTTGGAGACTTTCCTGAAGACGCAGGATGAAGGCAAGATGATGAAAAGGGAGGTGGTGCGTAAGTGGTTACATGAGGACTTCTGGGCTACGCTTCAAAAGAAGCTCGACCACCACATGGCCGTCTGCAACCCAGCTGAGATCAAAATGCGCCAGAACTTGTACCAACAATTTCTCAATCACGGAAACGCAAAG GGCTATGTGTTTTTGGATATTTGTGACCTGGACGCATACAATCCATATCTCCACCACAGCAAAAAACCACACAATTGTAAG CTGAGGTTGGCCGAGCTGAAGGAGAAGGAATCATTCTACGAGAAGTTCAAGATGAGGAAGACTCGCTGTGAAGCAG GGTGTCAGTACAAGTGGATCACTCCAAGCCGAGACCAAGATGGTGACTATGCGACACCTGCGATCGACTTATTTACTGAGCAGTCACCCGACAACAGCACCACGGACAACACAAG CCTGGACATACCGTTCCATGTACGTGAGTCCTTCGCTCTGGACGGGACTTGCCATCACAGCGGCTGCTGGTT